The genomic segment TTTTCGTATATTATTAATTAAATTTTCTAATTCATTATACACAGCATGTTCAACTTTTTTCTGCATTTCTAAAGAAATTCTATCCTCTCCTTTAGTCATATTAAACATAATATTCGAAGTAAGAACTGTAATACAGTCTAATATATAGTTTTCTTCTTCTCCAATGGCTTTATTTAAATTATAATTTCCCTCATAAGTTCTCCAAATAGAAGGCCTTGATTTTTTATGAATTAAAACCCTTTCTTCCATCTCCTTATCTATAACCTTAGATGTAGCAATATATACCACATCCTTTTCACCCTTATACAAGCTTTCTCCAAAAGAACTTTTTCCTGATCTTGCTCCACCAGTTATTAAAGTTATCATATCATTACCTAATATCTACTAACACTTTATTATCTATAGTGGCTTCTTCGAAGGTAGCCATATTGTCCATAATATATAGAGCTGCCTCTATTATTTGAAAAGCTAATGGACAACCAGAACCTTCTCCTAACCGCATATTTAAGTGGAGCATTGGATTTAGACCTATTTCTTTCATCATATATACTGCTCCCGGTTCTTTTGAAAGGTGAGATGGAAATATATAATCTTTTAATAATGGATTAAACTTTGTTGCACATAATGCTGCTGCAGAAGAAATAAAACCATCTACTATTATAGGCTTTCTATTCTTTCCTGCTGAAAGGAACAATCCACACATTCCAGCTATATCAAAGCCACCAACCTTTGAAATTACATCTATTGGATCTTCTTTATTTGGTTTATTTACTTCAATAGCTTTTTTTACTGCATTTATTTTATTTCCATATTGTTCATCAGTTAATCCAGCTCCTTTGCCACAGGTTATATCTGGGCTAAGTTCGGAAAAAACGCTAAGAACTGCACCACTTGTTGTTGTATTTCCTATACCTAATTCTCCTGTGCCTAATATATCATAACCTTCACCATAAAGCTTGTCCCCTATTTCTATTCCCACTTCTATAGCTTCTATAGCCTCTTCATAAGTCATACTAGGTTCTTTTGTCATATTCTTAGTCCCATAGTTTATTTTTTTATTTATTAGTTTAGGATGTTCTAAATCTGCATTTAACCCTATATCAATAATAGTAATATCCGTATCAGTTAATTCTGCTAGTACAGACACACCTGTAAGACCTTTAGTCATATTAGAAGTAAGTATTGTAGTAAAAGATTGGGGACATGCACTTACCCCTTCGTCTACAACCCCATTATCCCCACACATTATAACTATACCCTTTTTCGCAATCTTATTATGAGGTTTTCCAGTAATTCCTGCCATCTTAATTACTATTTCTTCTAATTCCCCTAGGCTACCTATTGGCTTTACTAAGTTATCTAGTCTATTAGCTGCCTTCTTTTTTGCATTTTCATCCACAGATTTAATAGATTCTATAGCCCTTTTAAGTAATTTCAATTTACCCCTTCTTCCATTTAAATTTTGTTTCCTCCACCAATAATTATATTGTTCCCTACAAATATAGTCAAATAAAAAAGGCTAAAAGTTTAGACCTTTTATTGAGCATTATTAAAAGGCTTGTTTATACATTTTTAGAGATTTTTAAAAAATCTACTTTACCGGGGGTGTAGCAATAATATATAGATTATTAAAAATTCTAAATTACCATAATACAAGCCCTTTAATATCTTACCTTTTTAATAAATAATAATATAATTTACAATATATTAGACACCTAAACCTTTTATACTAGATATAAATACAATAATAATCAGTATTGGCGTTATAAACCTTGCCACAAAATCGTATAAACTTAAATATCCTACATCTAATATGCCATTATTCGTTATTTGTTTCTTTACCATACTTCTATCCAATTTCCAACCGACAAATATTATTGAAATCATAGAACCTATTGTCATTAGATAATTAGCAGTAATATAATCTAGAAAGTCTAAAAAGGTTCTACCCAAAAATGATACATTGGCCATAGGCCCATTAGATAATGAGGCAAATATACCAACTATAAAAACTAGGCTTATAGAAATAAATGTAGCCTTTTTTCTACCTATATTAAATTTATCAATTACATAGGCCACCACAGATTC from the Tissierellales bacterium genome contains:
- the cobU gene encoding bifunctional adenosylcobinamide kinase/adenosylcobinamide-phosphate guanylyltransferase, with amino-acid sequence MITLITGGARSGKSSFGESLYKGEKDVVYIATSKVIDKEMEERVLIHKKSRPSIWRTYEGNYNLNKAIGEEENYILDCITVLTSNIMFNMTKGEDRISLEMQKKVEHAVYNELENLINNIRKKDYNLVLVTNEIGYSLVPENHIGRVFRDIQGRINQRIASLSDEVYLVCCGIPVKIR
- the cobT gene encoding nicotinate-nucleotide--dimethylbenzimidazole phosphoribosyltransferase, translating into MKLLKRAIESIKSVDENAKKKAANRLDNLVKPIGSLGELEEIVIKMAGITGKPHNKIAKKGIVIMCGDNGVVDEGVSACPQSFTTILTSNMTKGLTGVSVLAELTDTDITIIDIGLNADLEHPKLINKKINYGTKNMTKEPSMTYEEAIEAIEVGIEIGDKLYGEGYDILGTGELGIGNTTTSGAVLSVFSELSPDITCGKGAGLTDEQYGNKINAVKKAIEVNKPNKEDPIDVISKVGGFDIAGMCGLFLSAGKNRKPIIVDGFISSAAALCATKFNPLLKDYIFPSHLSKEPGAVYMMKEIGLNPMLHLNMRLGEGSGCPLAFQIIEAALYIMDNMATFEEATIDNKVLVDIR